A window of Hevea brasiliensis isolate MT/VB/25A 57/8 chromosome 14, ASM3005281v1, whole genome shotgun sequence contains these coding sequences:
- the LOC131172604 gene encoding adenine/guanine permease AZG1-like produces the protein MVMDMEAGFQPPPPNQKPLARLNTFVANSRLGKRFKLAERNSTFTTELRAGTATFLTMAYILAVNASILTDSGGTCSVSDCVPLCSDPTIRVSNCTGSSLRVIQPDDSCKFDPVNPGYASCLEKIRKDLIVATIASSLIGCVIMGAFANLPLGLAPGMGANAYFAYTVVGFHGSGNVSYGSALAAVFMEGLIFLAISAIGLRAQLAKLIPKPVRISSSAGIGLFLAFIGLQNNQGLGLVGYSPSTLVTLGGCPRSSRALLAPVTTLANGTIALIQDGTVSGDILCLRDRMESPTLWLGIVGFVIIAYCLVKNIKGAIIYGIVLVTAVSWFRDTRVTAFPNTVAGNSAHEYFKKVVDVHVIKSTAGALSFKSMGKGYFWEALVTFLYVDILDTTGTLYSMAKFAGFLDQNGNFEGQYFAFMSDATSIVVGSLLGTSPVTAYIESSTGIREGGRTGLTALTVAGYFFLAFFFTPLLASIPAWAIGPPLILVGVLMMRAVVDIEWNDMRQAIPAFVTLILMPLTYSIAYGLIGGIGTYIVLNLGDWGEELLVKVGVIKRRDGGVGDNSGDKGKISGRGSFNGTNELGIRQNESVKATEIQV, from the coding sequence ATGGTCATGGACATGGAGGCTGGATTTCAACCACCACCACCGAACCAAAAGCCTTTAGCCAGGCTGAACACCTTCGTTGCCAACTCTCGGCTAGGCAAGCGATTCAAACTTGCCGAGCGAAACTCGACCTTCACTACCGAGTTACGTGCTGGAACAGCCACTTTCCTCACCATGGCTTACATCCTCGCCGTCAACGCTTCCATCCTCACTGACAGTGGCGGTACCTGCTCTGTCTCCGACTGTGTCCCTCTCTGCTCTGACCCAACCATCCGCGTTTCCAACTGTACTGGGTCATCCCTTCGAGTCATCCAACCTGACGATTCTTGCAAGTTCGACCCAGTTAATCCAGGCTACGCTTCTTGTTTAGAGAAAATACGTAAAGACCTTATAGTAGCCACTATAGCTTCTTCCCTTATTGGGTGTGTGATAATGGGTGCTTTCGCTAATCTTCCTCTAGGGTTGGCTCCAGGCATGGGCGCAAACGCTTATTTCGCTTACACAGTCGTTGGGTTTCACGGGTCTGGTAATGTTTCATATGGGAGCGCATTAGCTGCAGTTTTCATGGAAGGTTTGATCTTTTTAGCGATATCTGCAATTGGGTTGCGAGCACAACTCGCGAAACTCATCCCAAAACCGGTTCGGATCAGCTCCTCTGCTGGTATCGGTCTTTTCCTCGCATTTATCGGCTTACAAAACAACCAAGGACTCGGATTAGTTGGGTACAGTCCATCGACGCTGGTCACACTCGGAGGCTGCCCGAGATCGTCACGTGCGTTGTTAGCTCCTGTCACAACGTTAGCTAACGGCACTATTGCTTTGATACAAGACGGCACCGTATCAGGGGATATTCTGTGTCTCCGTGACAGAATGGAGAGCCCAACATTATGGCTTGGAATAGTTGGGTTTGTGATTATTGCTTATTGCTTAGTGAAGAATATTAAAGGAGCAATTATATATGGAATTGTTTTAGTAACGGCCGTTTCATGGTTCCGTGACACAAGAGTAACGGCGTTTCCTAACACCGTTGCAGGGAATTCAGCACATGAGTATTTTAAGAAGGTGGTGGATGTACATGTAATAAAAAGTACAGCTGGGGCTCTAAGCTTTAAGAGTATGGGGAAAGGCTATTTTTGGGAGGCTTTGGTTACGTTCTTATATGTAGACATTTTGGACACAACTGGTACTTTGTATTCAATGGCTAAGTTTGCTGGATTTTTAGatcaaaatggaaattttgagggtCAATACTTTGCTTTCATGTCAGATGCCACGTCAATTGTTGTGGGATCATTGCTCGGTACATCTCCGGTCACTGCTTATATTGAATCGTCAACAGGTATACGTGAAGGTGGACGAACAGGACTGACTGCATTAACTGTTGCCGGATATTTTTTCTTAGCATTTTTCTTTACGCCGTTATTAGCGTCTATACCCGCTTGGGCGATAGGGCCACCGTTGATTTTAGTGGGGGTGTTGATGATGAGAGCAGTGGTGGATATTGAATGGAATGATATGAGGCAAGCTATACCAGCATTTGTGACGTTGATTTTGATGCCTTTGACCTATTCTATTGCTTATGGGTTGATTGGTGGAATTGGAACTTACATTGTTTTGAATTTGGGAGATTGGGGTGAGGAGCTCTTGGTGAAAGTTGGCGTCATAAAAAGGAGAGATGGGGGTGTTGGTGACAATAGTGGTGATAAAGGGAAAATTAGTGGCAGAGGCAGCTTCAATGGGACAAATGAGTTAGGAATAAGACAAAATGAAAGTGTGAAAgcaactgaaattcaagtttag